One stretch of Dyella jiangningensis DNA includes these proteins:
- a CDS encoding ABC transporter permease, whose product MKYFHLIWAALFRRKTRTILTLVSIIAAFLLFGMLDAVRTSFNQAGQSANGAQRLQTGSKLSFIQTLPQSLEAQIQQVPGVKMVTYANWFGGAYQDPHNQVFSFAVEPNYIDLYPEIDVSAAERKAFDDTRTGILVGEKLAKRFNWKVGDKIPLQSTIFPNRQGSKNWTFDVVGILHSKDKKAGGFFDQMLLLHWKYFDETTPFNRGQVGWYVTRVTDVNQADRVAKAIDALSANSDHETRTQTEQAATANWMKQLADIGLIVGSIMGAVFFTLLLLSGNTMMQAVRERTSELAVLKTIGFSNRSVLGIVLAESVLLLVLGGVIGLGFAALIVPAVSAGSGGMLNLPSVGANSWILGLVLMIAIGLLVGALPALRAMRLNIVDALAGR is encoded by the coding sequence ATGAAATACTTCCATCTCATCTGGGCGGCGCTGTTCCGGCGCAAGACCCGCACGATACTCACGCTGGTGTCGATCATCGCGGCGTTCCTGCTGTTCGGCATGCTCGACGCGGTGCGCACTTCGTTCAACCAGGCTGGGCAGAGCGCCAACGGTGCGCAACGCCTGCAGACCGGCTCCAAGCTCTCCTTCATCCAGACCCTGCCGCAATCACTGGAAGCGCAGATCCAGCAGGTGCCTGGCGTGAAGATGGTGACGTATGCCAACTGGTTCGGTGGCGCCTACCAGGATCCGCACAACCAGGTCTTCAGCTTCGCGGTGGAACCCAACTACATCGACCTCTACCCCGAGATCGACGTGAGTGCCGCCGAGCGCAAGGCGTTCGACGACACGCGTACCGGCATCCTGGTGGGCGAGAAGCTGGCCAAGCGTTTCAACTGGAAAGTCGGCGACAAGATTCCGCTGCAGTCCACCATCTTCCCGAATCGCCAGGGCAGCAAGAACTGGACGTTCGACGTGGTGGGCATCCTGCATTCGAAGGACAAGAAGGCGGGTGGCTTCTTCGATCAGATGCTCTTGCTGCACTGGAAGTACTTCGATGAAACCACGCCGTTCAACCGCGGCCAGGTGGGTTGGTATGTCACGCGCGTGACCGACGTGAACCAGGCCGATCGTGTGGCCAAGGCCATCGACGCGCTTTCGGCCAACTCCGACCACGAAACGCGCACGCAAACCGAGCAGGCCGCCACCGCCAACTGGATGAAACAGCTGGCCGACATCGGCTTGATCGTGGGCTCGATCATGGGCGCGGTGTTCTTCACGCTGCTGTTGCTGTCGGGCAACACCATGATGCAGGCGGTGCGCGAGCGCACCAGTGAACTGGCGGTGCTCAAGACCATCGGTTTCTCCAATCGCAGCGTATTGGGCATTGTGCTGGCGGAGTCGGTACTGCTGCTGGTGCTCGGTGGCGTGATCGGTCTGGGTTTCGCCGCGCTGATCGTGCCCGCGGTGAGCGCAGGCAGTGGCGGCATGCTCAATCTGCCGAGCGTCGGCGCGAACAGCTGGATCCTGGGCCTGGTGCTGATGATTGCCATCGGCTTGCTGGTGGGCGCGTTGCCGGCACTGCGTGCCATGCGCCTGAACATCGTCGATGCATTGGCTGGACGCTGA